A single window of Pirellulales bacterium DNA harbors:
- a CDS encoding HEAT repeat domain-containing protein, giving the protein MSDVAKLVASLESGDAAQRQSAAEELSRLGSDARPAAVALVAACGDEQTREPAVAALEDLGPPSSSDVATLASLLARPSLEVAYWAATLLGRAEAAAAPAVPALITALEKHPAMAVRQRAAWALGKIGRPATTARAALDAAASNSDARLASLARDALSALDC; this is encoded by the coding sequence ATGTCGGATGTTGCCAAACTGGTCGCGTCGCTCGAGTCGGGCGATGCGGCCCAACGACAGTCGGCTGCCGAAGAGTTGTCTCGCCTGGGGTCCGACGCGCGGCCGGCTGCCGTAGCCCTGGTCGCGGCCTGTGGTGATGAGCAAACGCGCGAGCCGGCCGTGGCAGCATTGGAGGATCTTGGGCCGCCGTCGTCGTCGGATGTGGCAACATTGGCCTCATTGCTCGCGCGACCATCGCTCGAAGTGGCGTATTGGGCGGCCACGTTATTGGGCCGCGCCGAGGCCGCTGCCGCGCCGGCCGTGCCTGCGCTGATCACGGCACTCGAAAAACATCCGGCGATGGCCGTTCGGCAGCGGGCCGCCTGGGCCTTGGGTAAGATCGGTCGGCCCGCCACCACGGCACGTGCGGCTTTGGATGCGGCCGCAAGCAACAGCGACGCTCGCCTAGCTTCGCTCGCGCGCGATGCACTGTCCGCGCTGGACTGTTAA